Proteins encoded together in one Penaeus vannamei isolate JL-2024 chromosome 9, ASM4276789v1, whole genome shotgun sequence window:
- the LOC138862593 gene encoding clumping factor A-like — MGGKDDDGKDDDDDKDDDDDADDDDDDDDDKDDDDDKYLDDDDDKNDDEDSDELGLSIPDSDSVSRSQTRSRTRSLDPRLGLGLSIPDSVSDPRSQTRSRTRSLDPRLGLGLGPSISDSVPRSQTRTRSLDPRLDSVSVSVSRSQTRSRSRSLDPRLGLGPSIPDSVSVSVPRSQTRTRSLDPRLGLGLSIPDSVSVSRSQTRSRSRSLDPRLGLGLGPSIPDKDSVPRSQTRSRSLDPRLGLGLSIPDAVYSRLQSLCDKSNNIAN; from the exons ATGGGTGGTAAGGACGACGACGGAaaggacgatgacgatgacaaagatgatgacgatgacgccgacgatgatgatgatgatgacgatgacaaagatgatgatgatgacaaatatcttgacgatgacgatgacaaaaatgatgacgaAGATAGTGACGA actcggtctctcgatcccagactcggactcggtctctcgatcccagactcggtctcggactcggtccCTCGATCCTAGActcggactcggtctctcgatcccagactcggtctcggaccctcgatcccagactcggtctcggactcggtctctcgatcccagactcggtctcggactcggtccCTCGATCTCGGACTCGGtccctcgatcccagactcggacTCGGtccctcgatcccagactcg actcggtctcggtctcggtctctcgatcccagactcggtctcggtctcggtccctcgatcccagactcggacTCGGtccctcgatcccagactcggtctcggtctcggtccctcgatcccagactcggacTCGGtccctcgatcccagactcggtctcggtctctcgatcccagactcggtctcggtctctcgatcccagactcggtctcggtctcggtccctcgatcccagactcggtctcggtctcggtccctCGATCCCAGACAAGGACTCGGtccctcgatcccagactcggtctcggtctctcgatcccagactcggtctcggtctctcgatcccagacgcg